tatgattaaatttaaactttaaaaactaatcaaaatgaaaaaaataagtaattttatttctaaaaactTAGCCAACCACGTCAACTTTCTAAATAAAcacgttttttttttgtcttttccaaCATTTTTGACTTCCAAAGCTTTTGGCCAAACAAGCTAATAGCTATCAGAAGTATTTTGGGGGGGCTTTTATCACTTCCCAAATTTTCAACTGCTGCTACCATGGCAACTCATAGCAATTTGAAGAATGCCTTGATTGCGTTTCTTGCTCCACTTCCCTCCTTACTTTTCTACCTATCTTTCCTTCGCCATTACCATGAAGATAATCCACTCTACAATTGGTGTTACCACCACCCTCTTCTGTTTGCTAATGTCTTGTTTTTCTTCAATGTCAATATCCTCTTCTATGCCATTGGTTATCTCCAATCTAGTCACTGGgtaattttatactttttttttagattaacTAATTTCAGTGATAGAATTTCTTGTTagatttgatttgggtttttgTTGAAATATGGTAATTTGATTTGTATTCCAAATTAACTAGGCTAAGGTGATTTTTGAAgttatattttatcatttgtAAGAAAAAAGTTTCTCAGGGAAATTGTTCTATTATTGTATTAATATTAGTAATGATTTGATGAATTGGGTTATTGTTGGAATTTGATTTTCAGATGATAGATTTGTACTGGACTGTGATTCCAGTAATGTTAGTGCATTTCTATGCAAATCATCCGTTGGCGCAGTATAATGTGTGGAGGTCTAAGGTGGTTATACTTTTAACTTGGATTTGGAGTATAAGACTTACTCATAACTACTTCCGTCGCGAGAACTGGCAATGGGGACACAGGCAAGATTGGAGATTTACAGATATGAGCCACCAGTTTGGCAAGAACTGGTGGCGgatctctttctttgttgtttatttctCTCAGCAGGTGATTCTTTATCTGTTTGATTAAATGCCCTAATGAATTCAgttctttgtttcttttctgTAGCTTATTTATTATACTAATGGCTAGAAACTGTGTAAGCCTATAAACAACAGATCAGCAAGCAGTgtcatcaatttatttttaaaatgaaacacataatttattcgtGAACTATTCATTCAGAATTGAGGACATTGTTTAGATGGTATTAGAGAAtatgtatgatcatttatgCAACTTCACTCAATGTCAGACTTCTATTCTTAGTAATTTTGTGGTGCAATGAGAAGAGTCCTGATTTTAAAGCCTACTAATATTGCCTGTTTTAGAATTTTCCTTCCCTTTGATATAGCATGCCTAATTTATTTCATAGATTGTCGTGTTGTCTTCAAGTGATCAATCAAGCCATAAAAGAGTATGCCTCACAAACAAGAAATGCATTCTAAGTTCTTCCCTCAAAGTTTTTGCTGTTCAGATGATACCATATCTAGTTTAGATACCAAACACGAGGTTCTATGAATTATTTAGTCCATTTATTGTTTTATAAGGCAATTCTCAGATGCAAAATGATCCATTATTTCACAAGTACCACTCACTTTAGTTAGTATTTCTGCTTGCGCGACCATATAAACAAAAACATTGTTTGCTCAAAAGCATGGTACTGGTAAAGATCATACCATGTTTCATTTTCACTGAAGGAACAACCTTCTTGGCCTTCACCAAGCATTAGCAAACAGCTTTCCAAGCATTTTCAACAGCCAATTTATTGTTTGAATTAATTGTGTAAAATCAAGTCTGGTTGCTGTAATATCTTGAAATGTGACAAATTGAATTTGCAGTTGGTCTGGTGGTGGAACAGAGAGACATTAGTGACTCCTTTATCATACTCTatggttttatttatttttgacatgGTTTTGCAGATTTTTCTGATCGGTATATGCCTGCCTATGTATGTTGTCCACTCTGAAGACAAGCCATGGAATATCTGGGATTTCATTGCTGTATTCATCTGCTTGTCTGCCATTATAATTGCTTATTATGCAGATACCGAGCTCTACAATTTTGTGAGCAGAAATCAGAAACTAAAAGAGCTTGGCAAGCCAATGGTTCCCAATCTTGATGAAGGCCTCTGGAGGTATTCACGACATCCAAACTATTTTGGAGAGCAGTTATGGTGGTGGGGACTCTTCCTATTTGCCTGGAACTTGGGTGAGACTTGGACTTTTGTTGGTGCACTCGCTAATAGCTTGTGTCTTGCACATGTCACTGTGCTTGTTGAGAATAGGATGCTTAAGCAAGCCTACAGAGCTGAAGCATACAAGCTCTACCAGAGGACAACATCTGTGTGGATACCATGGTTCAAGTCATCCACAAAAG
The Solanum stenotomum isolate F172 chromosome 12, ASM1918654v1, whole genome shotgun sequence DNA segment above includes these coding regions:
- the LOC125848546 gene encoding uncharacterized protein C594.04c-like produces the protein MATHSNLKNALIAFLAPLPSLLFYLSFLRHYHEDNPLYNWCYHHPLLFANVLFFFNVNILFYAIGYLQSSHWMIDLYWTVIPVMLVHFYANHPLAQYNVWRSKVVILLTWIWSIRLTHNYFRRENWQWGHRQDWRFTDMSHQFGKNWWRISFFVVYFSQQIFLIGICLPMYVVHSEDKPWNIWDFIAVFICLSAIIIAYYADTELYNFVSRNQKLKELGKPMVPNLDEGLWRYSRHPNYFGEQLWWWGLFLFAWNLGETWTFVGALANSLCLAHVTVLVENRMLKQAYRAEAYKLYQRTTSVWIPWFKSSTKGKDKDT